The Sorangiineae bacterium MSr11367 genome window below encodes:
- a CDS encoding helix-turn-helix domain-containing protein: MTDAAPPPLSRTCYATLWLWPGRAIYRGASLQLDAHSGSVACLAVGVDAAFTLHVGSTATIARSALISARTPHRLVAHGAEMIFAYLDPGTPLERACRRSMTMHTGPIAHGHRNEEALFDFESPEAWLAKAAALEAGAAPRLDPRVRAAAEAIVREPAAEESAAAFAERAGLSTSRFLHLFQEETSTSFRRYRLWARMLRAGAALTRGGDLTAAAMDAGFSSSAHFSSAFHAMFGLPPSRLQAGVRIVLAESAAWKA; the protein is encoded by the coding sequence ATGACCGATGCTGCCCCGCCTCCGCTTTCACGAACGTGCTACGCCACGCTCTGGCTATGGCCTGGGCGCGCCATTTACCGCGGCGCGTCGCTGCAGCTCGATGCCCATTCCGGATCCGTGGCATGCCTCGCCGTGGGGGTCGATGCCGCGTTCACCTTGCACGTGGGCAGCACGGCGACGATCGCGCGTTCCGCGTTGATTTCCGCGCGCACCCCCCATCGGCTGGTGGCGCATGGCGCGGAGATGATCTTCGCGTACCTGGATCCGGGCACGCCGCTCGAACGCGCGTGCCGGCGTTCGATGACCATGCACACGGGGCCCATCGCGCATGGGCATCGGAACGAGGAGGCGTTGTTCGATTTCGAATCGCCCGAGGCGTGGCTCGCCAAGGCGGCGGCCCTCGAGGCGGGGGCCGCGCCGCGCCTCGATCCGCGGGTGCGTGCGGCGGCGGAGGCCATCGTGCGGGAGCCGGCGGCGGAGGAATCGGCTGCCGCGTTTGCGGAGCGCGCCGGGCTGTCGACATCGCGGTTTCTTCATCTGTTCCAAGAGGAGACCTCGACGAGCTTTCGCCGATATCGACTTTGGGCGCGCATGCTGCGGGCTGGTGCCGCGTTGACGCGGGGAGGGGATCTCACGGCGGCCGCCATGGACGCGGGATTCTCCAGCTCCGCGCACTTCAGCAGCGCATTCCACGCAATGTTTGGCCTTCCGCCGAGCCGTCTGCAAGCCGGCGTTCGCATCGTGCTTGCAGAATCGGCGGCCTGGAAGGCCTAA
- a CDS encoding DUF4345 domain-containing protein: protein MDSARLALVAAFFLGMGIFGLAAPTRLVAPFRIELDGAEARTEVRAVYGGFGIAIGALLLVAIMRTDLRRGAVVAVAFALLGMAFGRLVARLFERPSAFYPTWFYFWVELAGAGLLLASA, encoded by the coding sequence ATGGATAGTGCACGGCTCGCCCTCGTGGCGGCGTTCTTCTTGGGCATGGGCATCTTTGGCCTGGCCGCACCGACGAGACTGGTAGCGCCCTTCCGCATCGAGCTGGACGGTGCCGAGGCCCGCACCGAAGTGCGCGCGGTCTACGGGGGGTTCGGCATCGCCATCGGCGCCCTTCTCCTCGTGGCCATCATGCGAACGGATCTCCGGCGCGGCGCCGTCGTCGCCGTGGCCTTCGCCCTGCTCGGCATGGCCTTCGGCCGCCTCGTGGCGCGCCTTTTCGAGCGCCCGTCCGCCTTCTACCCAACGTGGTTCTATTTCTGGGTAGAGCTCGCGGGCGCCGGCCTGCTCCTGGCCTCGGCCTAA
- a CDS encoding M13 family metallopeptidase: MPSSIFLRPALALSLLSALSSVACGGAESPPPAQPPSPPTAPAPAPVSAAPPMVPGHSLDLGAMDRSVKPGADIFLYANGAWYAKAEIPADRNATGAGMRVTEEIEGRTRGILEEASKGAAAGPLAKKIGDTYASYMDEAAIEAKGTAPLRPLLDRIAKIRDARSLAAYLGSSLRADVDPLNDTNYHTDHVLGLFVEQDLNDPSRSVPYLLQGGIGMPERSYYLEEGTRMQAHRDAYLKYVATLLRLAGVADADAKAARVVALEKKIAQTHASREDSGDFTKANNPWSRADFASKAPGLDWNAFFVAASLDKHASFIVWQPAAVTGLGALAKSEPISVWKEYLTARTIDHVARFLPKAFVDASFAFHSKQMRGTQAPPPRWRRANEVVTESLGEAVGKLYVERYFPPETKRAVQSLVENLVTAFGRRIDALSWMAPATKAKAKEKLGTLKVEVGYPDTWRDYSGLEVTRGDALGNFERAESFEYRRNLQKIGRPADRGEWAMVPQVVNAVNLPVRNTLNFPAGMLSPPYFNAKSTAAANYGSIGAIIGHEISHSFDDQGAKFDARGRFADWWTPDDLAHFQASAAALAAQYDAYKPFPDLAINGKQTLGENIADLAGLAVAFDAWRASLGGAPAPVQDGLSGEQQFFLSYAQSWQSKLRDESLRNRIKTDGHAPPKYRTFTMRNLDAWYSAFDVGAGDPLYLAPNARVRVW, encoded by the coding sequence ATGCCGAGTTCCATTTTCCTTCGACCAGCCCTCGCGCTCTCGCTTTTGTCTGCGCTGTCGTCCGTCGCGTGTGGAGGTGCGGAGTCACCTCCGCCGGCACAGCCGCCATCGCCTCCCACCGCGCCCGCACCGGCTCCCGTGAGTGCCGCGCCGCCCATGGTGCCGGGGCACTCCCTCGACCTCGGGGCGATGGATCGATCGGTGAAGCCGGGGGCGGACATTTTCCTTTATGCCAATGGCGCGTGGTACGCCAAGGCGGAGATCCCGGCGGATCGCAATGCGACGGGCGCCGGCATGCGGGTCACCGAGGAGATCGAGGGCCGCACGCGCGGCATCCTGGAGGAGGCCTCGAAGGGCGCGGCCGCGGGGCCTCTCGCGAAGAAGATCGGCGACACCTATGCCAGCTACATGGACGAAGCGGCCATCGAGGCGAAAGGCACGGCGCCGCTTCGGCCGCTGCTCGATCGCATCGCGAAGATCCGCGATGCGCGCAGTTTGGCGGCGTACCTGGGGAGCTCGCTCCGTGCGGACGTCGATCCGCTCAACGATACGAATTACCATACGGATCACGTGCTCGGCCTCTTCGTCGAGCAGGATTTGAACGACCCATCGCGTTCGGTGCCGTACCTCCTGCAAGGTGGCATCGGCATGCCCGAGCGCAGCTACTACCTGGAGGAGGGGACGCGCATGCAGGCGCATCGCGACGCGTACTTGAAGTACGTGGCGACCTTGCTGCGGCTCGCCGGTGTGGCCGATGCCGATGCCAAGGCCGCGCGCGTGGTCGCGCTCGAGAAGAAGATTGCGCAGACGCACGCAAGCCGCGAAGACTCGGGCGATTTTACCAAGGCGAACAACCCGTGGTCGCGTGCCGATTTCGCGTCGAAGGCGCCCGGTCTCGATTGGAATGCCTTCTTCGTGGCGGCGTCGCTCGACAAGCACGCGTCGTTCATCGTCTGGCAGCCGGCCGCGGTGACCGGACTGGGCGCGCTGGCGAAGAGCGAGCCGATCTCCGTGTGGAAGGAATACCTCACGGCGCGCACCATCGATCACGTGGCGCGGTTTCTTCCGAAAGCCTTCGTCGATGCGAGCTTCGCCTTCCATTCGAAGCAAATGCGCGGCACGCAGGCGCCCCCGCCGCGTTGGCGGCGCGCGAACGAAGTCGTCACCGAGAGCCTCGGCGAGGCGGTGGGCAAGCTGTACGTGGAGCGCTATTTCCCGCCGGAGACGAAGCGCGCGGTGCAGTCTCTGGTCGAAAACCTGGTGACCGCATTCGGCCGGCGCATCGATGCGCTGTCGTGGATGGCCCCGGCGACGAAGGCCAAGGCGAAGGAGAAACTCGGCACGCTCAAGGTCGAAGTCGGTTATCCCGATACGTGGCGCGATTATTCGGGCCTCGAGGTGACGCGCGGCGATGCACTCGGTAATTTCGAGCGCGCGGAGTCGTTCGAATATCGTCGCAACTTGCAGAAGATCGGGCGCCCGGCCGATCGCGGTGAGTGGGCCATGGTGCCGCAGGTGGTCAATGCCGTGAATCTGCCGGTGCGCAATACATTGAATTTCCCGGCGGGAATGCTCTCGCCGCCGTATTTCAATGCGAAGTCGACCGCGGCGGCGAATTATGGATCCATCGGCGCGATCATCGGGCACGAGATTAGCCATTCGTTCGACGACCAAGGTGCGAAGTTCGATGCGCGAGGGCGGTTCGCCGATTGGTGGACTCCGGACGATCTGGCGCACTTCCAGGCTTCCGCGGCGGCATTGGCCGCACAATACGACGCGTACAAGCCTTTTCCCGATTTGGCCATCAATGGCAAACAGACCCTGGGCGAGAACATTGCCGATCTCGCGGGCCTCGCCGTGGCCTTCGACGCGTGGCGCGCGTCGCTGGGCGGGGCGCCTGCACCGGTGCAAGATGGGCTCTCGGGCGAGCAGCAGTTCTTCCTGTCGTATGCGCAATCTTGGCAGAGCAAACTGCGCGACGAGAGCTTGAGGAACCGCATCAAGACCGACGGGCACGCGCCGCCGAAGTACCGCACGTTCACCATGCGAAATTTGGATGCTTGGTATTCCGCGTTCGACGTGGGCGCGGGCGATCCGCTGTATCTCGCACCCAACGCGCGCGTGCGCGTTTGGTGA
- a CDS encoding helix-turn-helix domain-containing GNAT family N-acetyltransferase: protein MTTPLFPEVLPLRHAARSVVRELGFLQDRYDEAGVSHSEAHALMEIEGKGPVGAVSQADLSQALGLDKSTTSRIVARLVEKGWVRAPKDKQDARRSVLILTAAGRKRLGIIHGPANSRVQEALAILSEEERTIVLSGMNLYARALRATRLQEEFRIRPIARKDNGALAEIIGACLAEFSPGTRGLVDEDPEFHSLYEFYRRPRSAYFVIEREQRVLGGAGVAPLKGGDAHTCEFQKMYLLSECRGHGLGQRMLDMCLRTAKEFGYRRAYLETLTNMRRARILYERNGFVTTPKQLGTTGHYGSEAWYVKEL from the coding sequence ATGACCACCCCCCTCTTCCCTGAAGTCCTCCCCCTGCGGCACGCCGCGCGCAGCGTCGTACGCGAGCTCGGTTTTCTGCAGGACCGCTACGACGAGGCCGGGGTGAGTCATTCGGAGGCTCACGCCCTGATGGAGATCGAAGGCAAAGGCCCCGTCGGGGCCGTTTCGCAAGCCGATCTGAGTCAGGCGCTCGGCCTCGACAAATCCACCACCAGCCGCATCGTCGCGCGCCTCGTGGAAAAGGGGTGGGTGCGCGCGCCGAAGGACAAGCAGGACGCGCGCCGCAGCGTGCTGATACTCACGGCGGCGGGGCGCAAGCGCCTGGGCATCATCCATGGCCCGGCCAATTCACGCGTGCAGGAAGCACTGGCCATCCTCTCGGAGGAGGAACGCACCATCGTCCTCTCCGGAATGAACCTTTATGCACGCGCGCTACGGGCCACACGGCTGCAGGAGGAATTTCGCATTCGCCCGATTGCCCGAAAGGACAACGGGGCACTCGCGGAAATCATCGGCGCATGCCTCGCCGAGTTCAGCCCCGGAACCCGCGGGCTGGTCGACGAGGACCCGGAGTTTCACAGCCTGTACGAATTCTATCGCAGACCGCGCTCCGCCTATTTCGTCATCGAGCGCGAGCAGCGGGTGCTCGGCGGCGCCGGTGTCGCCCCTCTGAAGGGCGGCGACGCGCACACCTGCGAGTTCCAAAAGATGTACTTGCTGTCGGAGTGCCGAGGACACGGGCTCGGGCAACGTATGCTCGACATGTGCCTGCGCACGGCCAAAGAATTCGGCTACCGACGCGCCTACCTGGAAACACTCACGAACATGAGGCGCGCGCGCATACTTTATGAGAGAAATGGTTTCGTAACGACGCCCAAGCAGCTGGGCACCACGGGACACTATGGGTCAGAAGCTTGGTACGTGAAGGAACTTTGA
- a CDS encoding glutathione S-transferase family protein — protein MILYHFVNSPFARRVRFTMVLKGISVELREARATPENQEAVRCLNPVHTVPVLVDGDRVISDSTAICHYLDRKFPEPPLWPAGMAGADAFEFVALTDSVIDTLSDLGMRYHPLHEHPQFPEVRDMFIGRAQRMLDRLAQMVSTRPAGEPLCGPAWSGADIAVYTLVIWLEGLPHRAATFPPAKWVVDLGWSLPPALRTWADPHRWREDVLITG, from the coding sequence ATGATTCTTTATCATTTCGTCAATTCGCCCTTCGCCCGCCGTGTTCGATTTACCATGGTCCTCAAGGGTATTTCCGTCGAGCTGCGCGAGGCGCGCGCCACGCCGGAGAATCAGGAGGCCGTGCGCTGCCTCAACCCGGTGCACACGGTGCCGGTGCTCGTCGATGGCGATCGCGTGATCTCGGATTCGACGGCGATTTGTCATTACTTGGACCGCAAGTTCCCCGAGCCGCCGCTCTGGCCCGCGGGAATGGCCGGCGCGGACGCCTTCGAGTTCGTCGCGTTGACCGACAGCGTCATCGACACGCTGTCGGATCTGGGTATGCGCTACCACCCGCTGCACGAGCACCCGCAGTTTCCCGAGGTGCGCGACATGTTCATCGGCCGCGCGCAGCGCATGCTGGATCGGCTGGCCCAAATGGTCTCGACCCGCCCCGCGGGTGAACCCTTGTGCGGCCCCGCGTGGAGCGGTGCCGACATTGCGGTCTACACCTTGGTGATCTGGCTCGAAGGCTTGCCCCACCGCGCCGCCACCTTTCCACCGGCGAAGTGGGTCGTTGACTTGGGCTGGTCGCTTCCGCCAGCCCTTCGCACGTGGGCCGATCCCCACCGCTGGCGGGAGGATGTGCTAATCACGGGGTAA
- a CDS encoding PQQ-dependent sugar dehydrogenase — translation MARSSIVLPIVGVAALAAVSVLWFRSRGESQASAPIAGDARDGRAIFLERCAVCHGREAEGAQGPALRGVVGRKAGAEARYGYTKAMRAAELTWDEPTLDKFLSAPGLLVPGSTMTLATTSGADRKAIIAYLSSLGSRTETVASARTTNAGGFRSDAPGVRRRITVADLPAPFASESVRNRANVVDRPQSAEPKLPPGFHATVFAKGLSQPRLLRVTPNGDLFVVESDAKRIQVLRAAAGADAAERVETYATGFDDAFGLAFYPLGPSPKWVYVAEANAVKRFAYTEGDVTARGAPETLIAQLSPTSAGHTMRDLAFSNDGKRMFVAVGSSSNVAEDVAKRTPEAIRELEATHGLGAMWDSEEYRAAVLSFDAEGKNKRVFATGIRNCSGMTVHPKTNDVWCATNERDKLGDDLVPDYVTRVRENAFYGWPWYYLGDHEDPRHAGARKDLAGKVAMPDVLLQSHSAPLQITFYDGKMFPTEYQGSAFVALHGSWNRDSRTGYKVVRILVKDGVPTGEYEDFMTGFVVDDASVWARPVGVTVGNDGALFVGDDANGTIWRITYRANP, via the coding sequence ATGGCCAGAAGTAGCATCGTTCTTCCCATCGTCGGCGTTGCGGCCTTGGCGGCCGTATCGGTCCTCTGGTTTCGTTCGCGCGGTGAGAGTCAGGCGAGCGCGCCCATCGCGGGCGACGCACGCGACGGGCGGGCGATCTTCCTCGAGCGATGCGCCGTCTGCCACGGGCGGGAAGCCGAGGGCGCACAAGGTCCCGCCTTGCGCGGCGTGGTGGGCCGGAAAGCCGGCGCCGAAGCGCGCTATGGATACACGAAGGCGATGCGCGCCGCCGAGCTCACATGGGACGAGCCCACGTTGGACAAATTTCTCTCGGCGCCCGGCTTGCTCGTGCCCGGAAGCACGATGACCTTGGCGACGACGTCCGGCGCCGACCGCAAAGCGATCATCGCGTACCTTTCGAGCCTCGGCAGCCGTACCGAAACGGTTGCTTCCGCCCGCACCACGAATGCCGGCGGCTTCCGCAGCGACGCACCGGGCGTGCGCCGTCGCATCACGGTGGCGGATCTGCCCGCGCCCTTCGCCTCCGAGTCGGTTCGCAACCGAGCCAACGTGGTCGATCGGCCGCAGAGCGCCGAGCCGAAGCTCCCGCCGGGATTTCATGCGACGGTCTTCGCCAAAGGTCTCTCGCAGCCGCGCCTTCTGCGGGTTACCCCCAATGGAGATCTCTTCGTCGTGGAGAGCGATGCCAAACGGATTCAAGTGCTGCGCGCCGCGGCGGGCGCCGATGCGGCGGAGCGCGTGGAGACGTATGCCACCGGGTTCGACGACGCCTTCGGGCTCGCGTTCTATCCGCTCGGCCCCTCGCCCAAATGGGTCTACGTCGCCGAGGCCAATGCCGTAAAGCGCTTCGCGTACACCGAGGGAGACGTCACCGCACGCGGCGCCCCGGAGACCTTGATCGCGCAACTCTCGCCCACCAGCGCCGGACACACGATGCGCGACCTGGCCTTCTCCAACGACGGAAAGCGCATGTTCGTGGCTGTAGGCTCGTCCTCCAACGTGGCCGAGGACGTCGCGAAACGCACGCCGGAGGCCATCCGCGAACTGGAGGCGACGCATGGTCTCGGCGCCATGTGGGACTCGGAGGAATACCGCGCCGCCGTCCTCTCCTTCGATGCCGAGGGCAAGAACAAGCGCGTCTTCGCCACGGGCATTCGCAATTGCTCGGGCATGACGGTGCACCCGAAGACCAACGATGTGTGGTGCGCCACCAACGAGCGCGACAAGCTTGGCGACGATCTGGTCCCCGACTACGTCACCCGCGTCCGCGAGAACGCCTTCTACGGTTGGCCCTGGTACTACCTGGGCGATCACGAGGATCCGCGCCATGCTGGCGCGCGCAAGGATCTCGCCGGCAAGGTGGCCATGCCCGACGTGCTTCTACAGTCCCACTCGGCGCCGTTGCAGATCACGTTCTACGACGGCAAGATGTTCCCCACCGAGTACCAGGGGAGCGCTTTCGTAGCCCTCCACGGCTCCTGGAACCGCGACAGCCGCACCGGCTACAAAGTGGTGCGCATCCTCGTCAAAGACGGCGTCCCCACGGGCGAATACGAAGACTTCATGACCGGCTTCGTCGTGGACGACGCGTCCGTGTGGGCCCGCCCGGTGGGCGTCACCGTCGGCAACGATGGCGCCCTCTTCGTTGGCGACGACGCCAACGGCACCATCTGGCGCATCACCTACCGCGCGAACCCATGA
- a CDS encoding pilus assembly protein → MENSLVKASSLDRPRKRGLGKKTARRIRNRGAAMVEAAVIMPVLISFFGFLTFFYAGYSAKQEAMAASRNGAFSQALQGGCGGGQAFPIKPDVGGGKGVGEAASKSPLNGMVSQGIFTTTGSASKTATNAGLSVLGWTKDVTANSYVFCSPATGADFLMEALKAGLNALKGAVGL, encoded by the coding sequence ATGGAGAATTCGCTCGTGAAAGCCTCGTCTCTGGACCGGCCCCGCAAGCGGGGCCTGGGGAAGAAAACCGCACGTCGGATTCGAAACCGCGGTGCGGCCATGGTCGAAGCTGCGGTGATCATGCCGGTGCTCATCAGCTTCTTCGGCTTCCTGACCTTCTTCTACGCCGGCTACAGCGCGAAGCAGGAGGCCATGGCGGCGAGCCGCAATGGCGCCTTCTCGCAGGCGCTCCAAGGTGGGTGTGGCGGCGGCCAAGCCTTCCCGATCAAGCCCGACGTTGGCGGCGGGAAGGGGGTGGGGGAGGCTGCCAGCAAAAGCCCGCTCAATGGAATGGTCAGCCAAGGCATTTTCACGACGACGGGAAGCGCCAGCAAGACGGCGACGAACGCGGGGCTGAGCGTGCTGGGTTGGACGAAGGACGTGACGGCCAACTCGTACGTATTTTGCAGCCCTGCCACGGGTGCGGACTTCCTCATGGAAGCCTTGAAAGCCGGACTCAACGCGCTCAAGGGCGCCGTGGGACTCTAG
- a CDS encoding pilus assembly protein, translating to MLRSPRRLIRATQGAIAVEFVIAFMPMALAFFSFTQLGFAYSAGIVMRHAATVTARYASVTAGKCMPGSPPSDTTAAAKAALGPWSSKIEVQSVEASYNGPGPQGPLPTTVRFAYTCTVPLGKNIVCNGGKLQKEIRVTLPHHGASYNHACE from the coding sequence ATGTTGAGAAGCCCTCGACGACTTATCCGAGCCACCCAAGGCGCCATCGCCGTGGAGTTCGTGATCGCCTTCATGCCCATGGCGCTCGCGTTCTTCTCCTTCACGCAGCTAGGCTTTGCCTACTCGGCCGGCATCGTCATGCGCCACGCGGCTACGGTGACCGCGCGCTATGCCTCGGTCACGGCGGGCAAATGCATGCCGGGTAGCCCCCCGTCCGACACGACGGCTGCCGCCAAGGCTGCGTTGGGGCCCTGGTCGTCGAAGATCGAAGTGCAGAGCGTGGAGGCTTCGTACAACGGCCCCGGCCCGCAAGGCCCGCTGCCGACGACGGTGCGATTTGCATATACCTGCACAGTGCCGCTGGGAAAGAACATCGTCTGCAATGGGGGCAAGTTGCAGAAAGAGATTCGAGTGACCCTTCCGCATCACGGAGCTTCGTACAACCATGCTTGCGAGTGA
- a CDS encoding band 7 protein, with the protein MAEIRSYPFVRHFRADASSHILYYRSGRLRASGRGLSFWFLPLSSSMAEVPVDQREQAFLFHGRSADFQDVTAQGALTYRIENPEAVAEAVDFTIDLRRGAYLRDPLEKLSSTLANLAQRHAWDYIASTPVRQVLAEGQAQIRERIEQALLGDARLKAMGVAVLSVAVLSVKPTPETERAIEAPVRERILQEADEAAFARRAMAVEKERAIQENELQNRIEIAKRNEALILQEGQNERRKATERTEAARISAEGEAERSRVLGLAQADKLRAIEGAKVALEKERIAVYEQLAPQIVLALAAQEVAGKLERIHIEHLNVSPDLLASMMTSLVGATTRKLESKREP; encoded by the coding sequence GTGGCCGAAATACGCAGCTACCCCTTCGTTCGACACTTCCGGGCCGATGCGAGCTCGCACATCCTCTATTACCGCAGTGGACGATTGCGGGCGAGCGGGCGCGGTCTGTCGTTCTGGTTCTTGCCCCTTTCGTCGAGCATGGCCGAGGTGCCCGTCGATCAGCGTGAACAGGCATTTCTCTTCCACGGTCGCTCGGCGGATTTTCAGGACGTAACGGCCCAGGGCGCGCTGACGTACCGCATCGAGAACCCCGAGGCCGTGGCCGAGGCCGTCGACTTCACCATCGATCTGCGCCGCGGGGCGTACCTGCGCGATCCGCTGGAGAAGCTGTCGTCTACCTTGGCCAATCTCGCCCAGCGCCACGCCTGGGACTACATCGCCAGCACGCCGGTGCGGCAGGTGCTCGCGGAGGGCCAGGCGCAGATCCGCGAGCGCATCGAGCAGGCGCTGCTCGGCGATGCACGGCTGAAGGCGATGGGCGTCGCCGTGCTTTCCGTGGCCGTTCTCTCGGTGAAGCCAACGCCCGAGACGGAGCGCGCGATCGAGGCGCCGGTGCGCGAACGGATCCTGCAAGAAGCCGACGAAGCGGCGTTCGCACGGCGCGCGATGGCGGTGGAGAAGGAGCGCGCCATCCAGGAAAACGAGCTGCAGAACCGCATCGAGATCGCCAAGCGCAACGAGGCGCTCATCCTGCAAGAGGGCCAGAACGAGCGGCGCAAGGCGACCGAACGAACCGAGGCGGCGCGCATTTCGGCCGAGGGCGAAGCGGAACGCAGCCGCGTTCTGGGTCTCGCCCAAGCCGACAAACTTCGCGCGATCGAGGGTGCGAAGGTGGCGCTCGAGAAGGAGCGCATCGCCGTGTACGAACAGCTCGCACCGCAGATCGTGCTGGCGCTGGCCGCGCAGGAAGTGGCCGGAAAGCTGGAGCGCATCCACATCGAGCACCTCAATGTGAGCCCGGATTTGCTCGCGTCGATGATGACGAGCCTGGTGGGCGCGACCACGCGCAAGCTGGAAAGCAAGCGAGAGCCATGA
- a CDS encoding DUF1152 domain-containing protein yields MTLLELPFLTKLRTAQRILVSGAGGGFDVFAGLPLYFALRAVAKDVVLSNLSFTYLGGTDARFLTPALAKVTALTEGEEPYFPERYLCQWFAARGEAPPMYCFDKVGVAPLRDAYAHIVAAHGIDAVVLIDGGTDILMRGDEAGLGTPQEDMTSLAAVAGLSVPQRIVTCLGFGIDAFHGVCHAQFLENVAALETVGGYLGAHALQLSMPEGQLFREALEFVHARMPERVSIVNTSILSALEGHFGDHHRTRRTRTSKLFINPLMTLYWHFDLMAVAERSLYLPSLEGTRTVFEVNAIIEAFRRGVVLRPRSNIPV; encoded by the coding sequence ATGACCCTGCTCGAACTCCCGTTCCTCACGAAACTCCGCACCGCCCAGCGCATCCTCGTCAGCGGTGCTGGCGGCGGATTCGACGTCTTCGCCGGACTGCCGCTGTATTTCGCACTACGCGCCGTTGCCAAGGACGTCGTGCTGTCGAACTTGAGCTTTACCTACCTCGGAGGAACGGACGCGAGGTTCCTGACGCCGGCGCTGGCCAAGGTCACTGCGCTCACCGAGGGCGAAGAGCCCTATTTCCCCGAGCGGTACCTATGCCAATGGTTCGCGGCGCGCGGCGAGGCGCCGCCGATGTATTGCTTCGACAAGGTGGGGGTGGCACCACTCCGTGACGCGTATGCGCATATCGTCGCGGCGCATGGGATCGACGCCGTCGTGCTCATAGACGGAGGCACGGACATCCTCATGCGCGGAGACGAAGCGGGGCTCGGGACACCGCAAGAGGACATGACCAGCCTTGCAGCGGTGGCCGGGCTTTCGGTTCCACAGCGCATCGTGACGTGCCTCGGCTTTGGCATCGACGCTTTTCATGGCGTATGCCACGCGCAATTTCTGGAGAACGTGGCCGCCCTGGAGACGGTGGGCGGATATCTGGGGGCGCATGCACTCCAGTTGAGCATGCCCGAGGGGCAGCTTTTTCGGGAGGCCCTGGAATTCGTTCATGCGCGCATGCCCGAGCGCGTGAGCATCGTGAACACGAGCATCCTTTCCGCGCTCGAGGGGCATTTTGGCGATCATCATCGGACGAGGCGCACGCGGACGAGCAAGCTATTCATAAATCCGCTCATGACCTTGTATTGGCATTTCGACTTGATGGCGGTGGCCGAGCGTTCACTGTATCTACCCTCACTGGAGGGGACGCGGACGGTGTTCGAGGTGAATGCCATCATCGAGGCGTTTCGTCGTGGTGTGGTTCTGCGACCGCGGTCGAACATCCCGGTTTGA
- a CDS encoding MFS transporter — protein MGSRNGALSSYGTLLFSVACGLAVANVYFAQPLLDAMAARFGIPHATVGIVVTVTQVGYGLGLLLLVPLGDRLNRRKLIVRQSVLSAMALVAAGSALTAPWLLGAMAFVGLLAVVTQTLVAFGATLAAPEQRGRVVGVITSGIVLGILLARTVAGALADLAGWRSVYFVSAALTLVIAALLHRVLPAEDTGRETTPYFKLVSSVFTLFVEEPLLRIRATIALLMFASVTVLWTPMVLPLSAPPFSLSHTQIGAFGLAGAAGALGAARAGGWADRGHERTVTALGLLLMLVSWLPIGMMKQSLWALAAGVVVFDLGLQSTHVTSQTVLYGALPADAHSRITAGYMICYSIGCALGSVVSTAVYVRGGWEAVCMLGAAINGVALAFWAVTLRRAPHLLRKSPSTLPTP, from the coding sequence ATGGGGTCTCGAAACGGTGCGTTGTCGAGCTATGGCACGCTTTTGTTTTCCGTCGCCTGCGGTCTCGCAGTGGCCAATGTCTATTTTGCGCAGCCGCTGCTCGATGCCATGGCGGCACGGTTCGGCATTCCTCATGCGACGGTGGGCATCGTGGTCACCGTCACGCAAGTGGGATATGGGCTGGGACTGCTTTTGCTCGTACCGCTTGGCGATCGATTGAATCGGCGCAAGCTGATTGTCCGGCAATCGGTTCTATCGGCCATGGCGCTCGTCGCCGCGGGGTCCGCCTTGACGGCACCATGGCTGCTCGGCGCCATGGCGTTCGTCGGCCTTCTCGCCGTGGTGACGCAGACGCTGGTCGCCTTCGGCGCAACGTTGGCCGCGCCGGAGCAGCGCGGGCGCGTGGTGGGGGTCATCACGAGCGGTATCGTTCTGGGCATTTTGCTGGCGCGTACCGTGGCCGGCGCCCTTGCTGATCTCGCGGGATGGCGCTCCGTGTATTTCGTTTCGGCCGCGCTGACCCTGGTGATTGCGGCGCTGCTTCATCGTGTCTTGCCCGCAGAGGACACGGGACGGGAAACGACGCCCTATTTCAAATTGGTATCTTCCGTCTTCACGCTCTTCGTCGAAGAGCCGCTCCTTCGCATTCGCGCCACGATCGCCCTGCTGATGTTTGCGTCCGTCACCGTTCTCTGGACGCCGATGGTTCTTCCGCTCAGCGCCCCGCCGTTCTCGCTTTCGCACACCCAAATTGGCGCATTCGGGCTCGCCGGGGCGGCCGGTGCCCTCGGGGCTGCGCGCGCCGGCGGCTGGGCCGACCGCGGGCACGAGCGCACCGTCACGGCGCTGGGCCTGCTCCTAATGCTCGTTTCGTGGCTGCCCATCGGCATGATGAAGCAATCCTTGTGGGCGCTCGCCGCGGGCGTGGTCGTGTTCGACTTGGGCCTTCAATCGACGCACGTGACGAGCCAAACCGTGCTTTACGGTGCCCTCCCCGCCGATGCCCATAGCCGGATCACCGCCGGCTACATGATCTGCTACTCGATCGGTTGTGCCCTCGGTTCGGTGGTTTCGACCGCGGTTTATGTGCGCGGCGGATGGGAGGCCGTGTGCATGCTCGGCGCGGCCATCAATGGAGTGGCCCTGGCGTTTTGGGCCGTGACCCTGCGCCGAGCGCCCCATCTTCTTCGCAAAAGCCCGTCCACGCTTCCCACTCCGTAA